GAGCAAAAATAGTTTCGTGCAGCGCACGGTCGATGACGCTGCACGCATTTTCTTCGCTGTTAAAGCCGATGCTGGGGTTGGCAACATCGTTGGCGACGATCAGATCAAGGTTTTTGTCCTTAAGCTTACGGGCGGCGTAGTCGAGCAAATGTTCGGTTTCGGCAGCAAAGCCGACACTGAAGGGGCGGTCCGGGCGGCCCGCAATGGTCGCGAGAATGTCTGGGTTACGAACCATCTGCAACAGTAAGCCGTCGCCGGTGGCGGGGTCTTTCTTGAGTTTATGCGGCGCGACGACTTCTGGCCTGTAATCCGCCACGGCAGCAGAGGCGATAAACAGGTCGCAGGGGATCGCCGCCTCACAGGCAGCGAGCATGTCGCGGGCACTGACCACGTCGATTCGGGTGACGCGATCAGGCGTTTGCAGGTTCACCGGGCCGGTAATCAACGTTACGCGGGCGCCCGCTTCGACTGCCGCTTCAGCTAAGGCAAAACCCATCTTGCCCGAGCTGTGGTTGGTGATGTAACGCACAGGATCGATGTTTTCCTGAGTCGGGCCGGCGGTGATCAAGACATGTTTGCCGGTCAACGATTCGCGGCGGAAACATTCAGCGGCGCACAGCGCGAGGTCATTGGCTTCGAGCATCCGGCCAAAACCGACATCACCACAGGCTTGGCTGCCTGAGGCCGGGCCGAACATACGCATGCCGCGATCTTCGAGTAGCCGGGTATTGGCCTGGGTGGCCGGGTCGCGCCACATTGCTTGATTCATCGCAGGTGCCAACGCAACCGGGGCGTCAGTTGCCAGCACGACAGTGGTCAAAAGGTCATTGGCCAAACCTTGGGCCAAGCGTGCAATAAGGTCCGCCGTGGCGGGCGCAATCAACACCAGATCGGCCCATTTCGCCAGTTCGATATGACCCATGGCAGCTTCAGCGGCCGGGTCTAGCAAGTCCATGTGCACGGGATTGCCGGACAAAGCTTGCATGGTTAGGGGGGTGATAAATTCACTGCCGCCGCGGGTCATGACAACACGCACTTCCGCGCCCTGATCGAGTAACCGACGGACCAGTTCGGCGCTCTTGTAGGCAGCAATGCCGCCGCCGACGCCTAGAACAATGCGTTTCCGATACAGCCGCTGCATAGGCCTGCCTTTTAGTCGAGTGATCGCAACGGCGATGACGCCTCCCCAGGCCAAGTCGCCGCGCAAAAAAGATGGGCTAAGATAGCACAGCGACCGCACCGGAACAGCGGGGCCCACACACATGGAGGTGTTATGAGTATTCGAGATTGGCCCGTGGCGGAACGCCCACGGGAGAAGCTGCTTGAGCTGGGTTCGGCAAGTCTTTCTGATGCTGAGCTGTTGGCCATATTTTTACGCACCGGCGTGACCGGAAAAAGCGCTGTGGACCTTGCCCGACACTTGTTGAAGCAATTCGGGAGCTTGAGAGCGTTACTGGAAGCGGACCTTAAAACCTTCAGCCAGGAGCTGGGATTGGGGCCCGCCAAGTTCGCGCAGTTACAAGCGGTGATAGAAATGTCCCGGCGGCACATGGCTGAGCGCCTGAAGCGTGACCCAAGCCTGCACAATCCTCGGGACGTGCGCGAATACCTGAAGGCGATGGTGAGGCATGAGCCGCACGAGGTCTTCGGGTGTCTGTTTCTCGACGCCAAGCATCGGGTTTTG
The nucleotide sequence above comes from Pseudomonas sp. AB6. Encoded proteins:
- the radC gene encoding RadC family protein, with the translated sequence MSIRDWPVAERPREKLLELGSASLSDAELLAIFLRTGVTGKSAVDLARHLLKQFGSLRALLEADLKTFSQELGLGPAKFAQLQAVIEMSRRHMAERLKRDPSLHNPRDVREYLKAMVRHEPHEVFGCLFLDAKHRVLAFEVLFHGSIKCAEVHPRQVVKRSLANNAAAVILCHNHPSGITDPSQADQNLTVLLKKALGLIDVQVLDHFIIGDGEPLSMAEAGLM
- the coaBC gene encoding bifunctional phosphopantothenoylcysteine decarboxylase/phosphopantothenate--cysteine ligase CoaBC; the protein is MQRLYRKRIVLGVGGGIAAYKSAELVRRLLDQGAEVRVVMTRGGSEFITPLTMQALSGNPVHMDLLDPAAEAAMGHIELAKWADLVLIAPATADLIARLAQGLANDLLTTVVLATDAPVALAPAMNQAMWRDPATQANTRLLEDRGMRMFGPASGSQACGDVGFGRMLEANDLALCAAECFRRESLTGKHVLITAGPTQENIDPVRYITNHSSGKMGFALAEAAVEAGARVTLITGPVNLQTPDRVTRIDVVSARDMLAACEAAIPCDLFIASAAVADYRPEVVAPHKLKKDPATGDGLLLQMVRNPDILATIAGRPDRPFSVGFAAETEHLLDYAARKLKDKNLDLIVANDVANPSIGFNSEENACSVIDRALHETIFAQTSKGKIARQLITFIADRLNQV